The genomic window GCAATGAAAGTGCTCCTACAAGGGCTGGGGCAAATGCACAGGAGGTGTTTTGAAGCACTGTTTTCACAGGTGTTTATCACAGGGCAGAGAGCATTTTTCAGAAGGATAACACAAGACACTGCACCTTTTCATTTATAGCAGCTCATGTTAATGTTTCTCAACAACAGGTATCTGCCTGGTACTGTACGGAAAGAGGTTTGGTCTCCTGCAGCAGGATGTAGAAGAAGAAAGCTTGAATTTCATCAAGGCTGTTAAAACGGTATGGAAGAGTCTTTACCTGGGGCTGCACTGATTTTCTGTCCCTGCTACTGGTGTGAGGACACTGGTTTAAATGAGTCAACTatttttcctggggaaaaaaaaatcccagaaaatTCTGGGTAATCCCCAGAATACAGTTGTCAGGTTGGCTGGTTAACTTTCCTCTCCCTCAGAGATGCTTGTTGTGCAATGCTGCTGTTTGTAGAGTGGAGCTGTGAGGGATTATGCAAACTGGCTGGGTTTGGAGGTTAGTCATTCTTACAAGTACACCTGCTGTGCATCTTGCTGCAACTTGGATCTCCCTCGTTTCAGCCATCTAAAAGACCTGGTCTAGCCCAGCTCTTGGATCCCTCTTTTCTCAAGGGAGAGAGGCATTGCCAAAAAATGACTTGCCCCTTTCTAAAAGAGGTGCCTAAAATAGGTAGGATGAACCACCCTCAGCTGAAATCTCTTACTGTCCACTAGCTGTGCTTAAATGTTAGCTGGGTATGCTCTAAGCAGGATGAATCCAGGATGGAAAATCTGCCAGAATCCCAACTTCCCTGTGCACATTACCCTTACAGTCCTGTTACTTTACTGTCTATTTTTGCTCACAAACtacaaatagatttttaaaaagatttcatAAACTTTCTCCACCGCAGATGATGGCTACTTTTGGAATGATGATGGTGACACCTGTGGAACTTCACAAGGGTCTGAACACAAAAGTCTGGCAAGCTCATACTAAAGCATGGGATGATATATTTAAAACAGGTTAGTTTTTTAAATACgacttcttccctttctgttctgtttctctctctttgaaATACATCTTCTTCATACCTGCTACTGCCCTAAACTGCTGTTAACTGCTCAGATTAAGACACTTTTGCTGCAGCTAACCACAAACCTATTCCAAGCAAAGAGCACCATTTTCTTATGACTAACACTTAGTGCTAGTTGTGTGGCAATATCCAGTCCCCAGGGAACCCCCAGAAACATGGAAGCCAGTAAAATGGTAAGTCCAGTTTAATCTGTTGTAAAGTAAATAGCCACAAAGTGTGTGATGTATTTAGGGGCAAGATATACAAAGCCTGTGAGGGAACCTCCCTCGTAGGGTGCCCTTGAGAAACACAAAGTTTTACATGCAACAAGAGTCTGTTTGCTTAAAAGGAAATGTACATTGAAATTTGGCATTTATTGTTTCCTTCCCGTGGTAAATCAAAAGCTTATATTTCCCCTTGGGAAGTCTGTGTGCTAGGAGTTCTTTGATTCATTAACACCTTGATCCCCTTTGAAAATCCAAGCCAATAAATTTTACGTGCTTGTATTGCTGTTTGCTGAGTATGTCACTCCACACATCAGTTATTTCCTCTCCTAGCTTTAGAATGGAGAATTCCTAAGAGCTTACAGGAGGTTTTTCTGTACAGAAGTGACTTTTGTCAAAAAAAGTGAGAACGACATTGCTTACTCAGCATAGTGCTCCACTCCTGAAAAAGGAGCACAGATTGATGTCCTCTTTCAAAATCATGCATGAGACCTGCttttgattttgtatttataGTTATTTTAGTGTTTCTTCTATTAATTACCTCCTGTTACTCCCTCCTCAGCCAAGCACTCCATTGACAGCCGGCTGCAAAGGCACTCTGCAAACCCTCAGGAGGATTTCCTGTGTGATATCTACTCTGGAGGTCAGCTTTCCAAGAAGGAGCTGTACGCCACCATTGCAGAGCTTCAGATTGCCGGAGTTGAAACGGTAAACCTGGCCCAAGAACTCAAAATCAGCATCCTTCCAACTCCCTGCTTTCTTCCACAATCCTACCATCACAAAAACTGAATGTGAGCTGAGCCTGTGGTTGCTTCCATGGCCTGAACTCCTGGACAACAGCTGGGATGGCTCCTAATCCCTTATGTTACAAAATGCCACAAGGCAGTGGCCAACCATAAATGTGGCTTTGAACTTTTGGTATCTTCTCGTTCTGTCTCTGTAAGTGGAAGCCTTACATCTCTGCTCGTTTTATTTCAGACGGCCAACAGTTTGCTGTGGGCTTTGTACAACATTTCACGCAATCCACACGTTCAGCAGAAACTTCTTCAGGAAATACAGAGTGTTTTGGCTGCCAATGAGAGCCCGACCGCTGAGAGCATTAAGAATATGCCCTACCTAAAAGCATGTCTGAAGGAATCCATGAGGTAAGATTCTCCAATAATTTCTGCgaagcagcacgaccacaaaGCTCTATCAGCTGATGTGTACTGATTTTGTGCCCTTTGTTGTTTAGGGTAAACTATTACACattataggaagaaaaaatgctggaaatctgacccatgtttttctttccctctagATTGACACCATCTGTGCCATTTACCACTCGCACCATTGACACAGAAATGGTTCTAGGAGATTATGTTCTACCTGAAGGGGTAAGTCAATTAATTTACTTTATGACAATATTTGATGGCCTGTCCTGTAAACCACTGATATTTCAGTCTGAAAACAACTCTGCCGAAAGATGGGGCCCAGCATCAGGAGAAGAATTTCCATAAACTGAAGACCATTCCTCCCTGCACTGTATTGGATTCAgaccaaaatatttcagtgttctaTCTCAAGGATTTCTTTCAGActtctcaacattttttttctgaagaaaacgtgacctttttctctgtttgaaTTTATTCTCAGAGAACCGCACGGCTTCTGAGGAAACCACCACACCTTCACTTttgctgtatattttttccATGAGCAAACTGATTGACTTGGTAGCTCTAAGCCGATTCCTAACTGAGATCGTCTCTGTTGCTTTATTTACAGACAGTGCTCATGATAAATAGCTATGCCTTGGGCTGCAATGAGGAATACTTCAATGGCTGGACTCAGTTTAAGCCAGAGCGCTGGCTGCAGAAGCACTCAATAAACCCTTTTTCTCATGTCCCATTTGGCATTGGGAAGCGGATGTGCATTGGCCGTCGcttagcagagctgcagctccactTGGCCCTGTGCTGGGTAAGCGCTCTCGCATTTCTCCTTTACACACCCCACCTTGTCAGCCCTAGCAGCTAAAGCCTCCTAACTGAGATGTTTGTGCCTCAGATCATTCGCAAATACCAACTTGTAGCAACGGATGACAATCCGGTAGAAACGCTGCATTCAGGAATCCTGATCCCCAGCCGGGAGCTGCCCATCGCGTTTCACAGGCGGTAAGATGTGGCTGTGGGTTCTCCTGGGTAGCTGGGTTTTCCCTTCAACAGCCCCTTTAAAATTCACCTAGATCCCAGAGTAAGAGAACAGATGATCTTCTGTGCTTGCACAGTGGGAGATTTATTAATTGTTGTCACGTTACATTACTTTAAACATAAACCATCCTACGTGGCGCAAAGGGAGATCACAATgtagattctttttcttcttaatacaGCCTGCAGCTTGACTAATGACGGCCCTACTGCTGCCTGTCCTGAGGAAATCCACAGATTGGGAAAGCCAAAGTCTGTGGTAATCCATGGAGAAACTGCAACGCGCGTCACTCAAACTATTGCTAAGACAGAAACAGTACCAACAAAACTCCCCTGGTTGGAATTCCCTTATTGGAGAATGTGGATAGTCAATCCAGCTGTACTCAGCAAtgctaaaaggaaagaaaaatgctatgCACATTCACACACTTATGGAAATACTCTGGTTTAGCGCAGCAGAAGGACTGTGCATGACAGAGCTTCATCATGAGCTGTGGAATGTCATAGACAGCTGTTGTTGGAGCACAGGGAAACTATTATGGATGCAGGCTCTACCTGGGGTTAGCTCAGACCAAAGGCTTGGGAGGCCACCTTAAAGGAAAGGGAACTTGCTCTGCTTAACAAACTTAACATTGGGGCTTAAAAATTAGGTTACTGAAATAAGTACATTTTCCTTAAAGTTATTCACATCCTTAACAGAAGGGGAATAAGGATGAAGCTATATAGTGTATAGAAGTGGGATTTATTCCTTGTGCCTGCATAGTGCTTCAGTTTGAACACTTGCAGTACTGTGCCTGCCACACAATCTGCTCATACCACAGGGTTTCATGCATTCAACTCCCATCACAGCAAAATATTAGCTGCCTTTTTGTATGAGGCCTTATTCAGTAATGGAATTGCTGGAATCCTATGGGTTCTGCCACTATTAGATGATTATCCTAACAGGATAGTTCCTTCAGCAGATTAGTGATATAAAATGCATGTTTAAAGCATCACAAGAAATGAGGATCTTAAACATTTCCAAGAGCTCTATTTTTGTGGAGATTACAATACCTGTATCTATGGGTTAAAGACATCACTGTCCTGCAGGCAATGCCATCTATCACTATTGTGGTCACTAGTACATTTTTCCCAAGATACAGTTTCAAGTGAAGGTTTTGCTACATACACCCACGagtgcttatttttattctgttgtaTTCTGACAAAATGCAGTTCTTAGCATCTGTTGTCTCctatggcatttttttttttttgtccacctatttgttttcctctggtgTTACTTATAGTCAAACATTGGATTGTGTCCATATGCCAATGCATACAGCAACTTGTGCATCCTTTGAAGCTTTACACTTGGTTTTGTAATACTCAGTTTTGtaataaagacttttttttttctacaaattGTCATCTACAGTTCTATGCTGAAGTCTTAACATTgttacagaaatctttcttACCTGTCATGGTAACTGTGTGGGGAAAACATCCCTGTGGTCCTTCCATACTTGCATCTCTCACATCTCAGTGGCCTTGAACTTGAAATTCTACAAAATCAAGTTAATTTAATTCAgcatatccccccccccccccccccagatttCTGCTTTATGATATCTCCTAGCACTTGATTTGTGTTCTGTAATCACAACACAAGGAACAACTGGGGGAGAGGCTGATAGAAAACCTCTATCCTGATGACCAGTTTTGCAATTTGCTATTGCTGGTTCAGTATGCTGTCCTATACCAGCAGTTGCTGCCAATGGCTCCAACACAAGCTCAGCTCTGTCTGTTTCTGTATATGAAAGCTAAGGGTCAATGATTAAGAGGGTATTAATAGTGATAGCCCACAGCCTCCCAGGACTCAGAGATTTTTGCTTCTTGTAAAGAGCGCCTGAGGGATCCAggatggttcagtctggagaagaggaggctcaggggtgaccttattgccctttacagctgcctgaaaggaggtggtggtaCAGTGGGGGTCCGCCTCTGCTCCTAGGTCACAGCGAAGTTAGGTTGCACCAGAGGAAAAgtcaggctggatatcaggagaaATTTCTGCTTGGAAAGAGTTGTTAAGCAGTGGCATAGACTGCcccaggaggtggtggggtcaccaacCCTGAAGATGTTCCAGAACtatggagatgtggtactgagggatgtgggcagtgggcagtCATGGTATTGTGGGGTGgagttgggcttggggatcttagagttcttttccaaccatagtgatcctctgattctatgaaggaCAGTATTATGGGGCTTTTGCATCCATAGTGCAGTCTGAACACGTTTCTCCTCAGCATACAGAGCACTGACATCTCCAGCAATGGGGCTGTTacatttcccttctgctgtgaCAAGATAAAATCAATCTAAAGTTTTGAGAAAGGATGAAAACAGCTTGAACCTTTGCAGGATGGAAAGAAACGATgaaccagaaaaaaagccacccaGCCAGCACTGACAGACAGCCCGGTGGTTacacacagagcagatctgACAGCTATCACAACCATGCTGCCTTTGCCAAGCTGAGGTTGCCCCTGGCTGAATGAATGATGGTGTAACAAAGATTGCATAGCACTATGTGAGACTGTCACTTTCTGGAAAATCATATTGCAATGGGGCCCTCCTGGAGACTGCAGCCTGGGCGGGGGCTGACAGAGCTCCATTGCCCACCTGGCACCACTCAGGGCTGGAGCTCCCAGGTGCCAGCCCATGTGGGAACTGATATGATGTTAATAATATATACTGCATCTCCTCTGTGAGTGTCAGAAACCAATGGTACTCCATCAGAGGCAATGGAGTTGTGCcaatataaaacaaacatcaaTAGAAAGTCAGCGTTCAATTAAAAACGAATTCAGGATTATTATTCAGTTCCAGGCATCCCACTTTACTTTTCAACGCTTCAACTTCCAAAGACAATCAAATAGAAGAGGAGTTATCTACTTGAACTTACCTTGACAGCCCAGTAATCAGACATTTCAAAATCCTTTATTGCTTCTGGATTGTAAATCACAAGTTCATGATTACTGGGCTGCTTATTAATTTCACTCTTTGAATTTAGTTGACCCAGAGATTAACGTGAGTACTGCTGTGTGTGAGGCATTGCCCAGCTCGGTGTGAGCTGTGGTACAGATGTGTGCTGTCTTCAGGATTTCTAAAGGTACAATAACCACTGATCTG from Gallus gallus isolate bGalGal1 chromosome 20, bGalGal1.mat.broiler.GRCg7b, whole genome shotgun sequence includes these protein-coding regions:
- the CYP24A1 gene encoding 1,25-dihydroxyvitamin D(3) 24-hydroxylase, mitochondrial (The RefSeq protein has 2 substitutions, 2 frameshifts compared to this genomic sequence), with protein sequence MGGCSILLRSSALTCGRPRSSPPGAEVRCRGRRPLCALRGRGHPLAALPGPPSWPLMGSLPDVLWKGGLKRQHETLAEYHRRFGKIFRMKLGAFDSVHIGAPCLLESLYRRESSCPQRLEIKPWKAYRDYRDEGYGLLILEGKDWQRVRSAFQKKLMKPKEVVKLDNTINEVLEDFMHRIDEICNHNGQMEDVYSEFNKWSFESICLVLYGKRFGLLQQDVEEESLNFIKAVKTMMATFGMMMVTPVELHKGLNTKVWQAHTKAWDDIFKTAKHSIDSRLQRHSANPQEDFQCDIYSGGQLSKKELYATIAELQIAGVETTANSLLWALYNISRNPHVQQKLLQEIQSVLAANESPTAESIKNMPYLKACLKESMRLTPSVPFTTRTIDSEMVLGDYVLPEGTVLMINSYALGCNEEYFNGWTQFKPERWLQKHSINPFSHVPFGIGKRMCIGRRLAELQLHLALCWIIRKYQLVATDDNPVETLHSGILIPSRELPIAFHRRLQLD